A region of Candidatus Leptovillus gracilis DNA encodes the following proteins:
- the lgt gene encoding prolipoprotein diacylglyceryl transferase — MLDGIQIDPIAFTIPIGDGFAIYWYGILVTAGILAGIWWASREIEKRGQSVDDLLNAAILVIFSGYIFARLTYVLLDMIDGGQYTSFMDIINIRQGGVNILGGFVGAAVVGTVYVQWRRLKFWHYADVAGPALLLAQAIGRWGNFINQELYGPPTTLPWGILIETPHRIAPYNNLATYPLETRFHPTFLYESIVLFIGFGLLVWLNGRYRDVWATGTLFGLFLAWWGGNRAWIELFRPDQTAVGSTFITYSMLAALGLALVGVWIVLSRNDRLPAFLDRKKSRVYKPKPRREAGR, encoded by the coding sequence ATGTTAGATGGTATACAAATTGACCCCATAGCATTCACCATTCCCATTGGCGATGGCTTCGCCATTTACTGGTACGGCATCCTGGTGACGGCCGGAATACTGGCCGGTATCTGGTGGGCCAGCCGCGAGATCGAAAAACGAGGCCAGAGTGTGGATGATCTGCTTAACGCCGCCATTCTGGTTATTTTTTCCGGCTACATCTTTGCCCGGCTGACCTATGTCCTGCTAGACATGATAGATGGCGGCCAATACACCTCGTTTATGGACATCATCAACATCCGTCAGGGAGGCGTCAACATCCTGGGCGGTTTCGTTGGCGCGGCCGTGGTTGGCACAGTTTACGTGCAGTGGCGGCGGCTGAAATTTTGGCATTACGCCGACGTGGCCGGCCCGGCCCTGCTTCTGGCGCAGGCCATTGGGCGCTGGGGCAATTTTATCAATCAGGAGTTGTATGGCCCGCCCACCACATTACCCTGGGGGATTTTGATTGAGACCCCACATCGCATCGCTCCTTACAACAATCTGGCGACTTATCCTTTGGAAACCCGGTTCCACCCGACGTTTTTGTATGAGTCCATTGTGTTATTTATTGGCTTTGGCTTGTTGGTGTGGCTGAACGGCCGTTACCGCGATGTTTGGGCTACCGGCACACTATTTGGCCTTTTCCTGGCCTGGTGGGGCGGCAACCGCGCCTGGATCGAGCTGTTCCGGCCCGACCAGACGGCCGTTGGCAGCACCTTCATCACTTACTCCATGCTCGCCGCCCTGGGCCTGGCGTTGGTTGGCGTGTGGATTGTTTTGTCCCGCAACGATAGACTGCCGGCCTTTTTGGACCGCAAGAAATCGCGCGTCTACAAGCCCAAACCCCGGCGCGAAGCCGGGCGGTAA
- a CDS encoding sulfatase, with translation MKKPDIVLIVLDTQRADRIGAYGYKPDLTPNLDRFANRGVVFEQAVSPAQWTIPSHASLFSGLYPTAHQVTQSSHTLSPDIPHLAEVLSDAGYQTIGFCNNPLVGILNNGFKRGFQTFYNYGGAFPSLPKSASPWPAPVDQLIEWYTQFLRRISYPVQNFFGRSDLAFRLSLNSWTTPLWSKLANFKGQNARSVRDVSQFLREREKQETERPLFLFLNLMETHLPFWPPGDVVDRVLPYFRHSKEARDIMRTWNREAYRWAAPLAEPLGELESRVLNDMYDAEVAYQDDYLGELLGVLNGRSQHADTLTIIVADHGDGLGDHQHFGHAFVAYQELVHVPLMMQWPRRLSPNQRLATPVSTRRVFHTILDAAGRLPEKANLDPVRVHGLTLLNTVDGRDPEQGTAYSEIYPPLNFVQAIESRQPQLLTQFRCLSPRRAVVQASGETTLKLVQVDAIPDALFNLAADPLELDNVMSAQTAETAVLNQAIERLANNLERQRDTLSAGAEIEMDEQLRQQLRALGYIE, from the coding sequence ATGAAGAAACCCGACATCGTTTTAATTGTGTTAGATACACAGCGTGCCGACAGGATCGGCGCGTATGGTTATAAACCAGACCTGACCCCCAATCTAGATCGTTTTGCCAACCGGGGGGTTGTTTTTGAACAGGCGGTTTCCCCGGCTCAGTGGACCATCCCCAGCCATGCTTCGCTGTTCAGCGGGCTTTATCCCACAGCCCATCAGGTAACGCAATCCTCCCATACGCTCAGCCCGGACATCCCCCACCTGGCGGAAGTATTGAGCGACGCCGGCTACCAGACGATAGGTTTTTGCAACAACCCGCTGGTGGGCATTCTGAACAACGGCTTCAAGCGGGGCTTCCAGACGTTTTACAATTATGGTGGCGCGTTTCCCAGTTTGCCGAAGAGTGCGTCACCCTGGCCGGCGCCGGTTGACCAACTCATCGAGTGGTACACGCAGTTCTTGCGGCGTATTTCCTACCCGGTGCAAAACTTTTTTGGCCGTTCGGACCTGGCGTTTCGCTTGTCGCTGAATAGTTGGACAACGCCGTTGTGGTCTAAGTTGGCGAATTTTAAGGGGCAGAATGCCCGTTCAGTGCGCGATGTAAGCCAGTTTTTGCGGGAACGGGAGAAGCAGGAGACGGAACGGCCGTTATTCCTCTTCCTCAACCTCATGGAAACCCACCTCCCTTTCTGGCCGCCCGGCGATGTGGTGGACCGCGTGCTGCCCTATTTCCGCCACAGCAAAGAAGCCCGCGACATTATGCGCACCTGGAACCGCGAGGCGTACCGTTGGGCCGCGCCGCTGGCCGAGCCGCTGGGCGAATTGGAATCGCGCGTCCTGAACGACATGTACGACGCCGAGGTAGCCTACCAGGATGATTACCTGGGCGAGTTGTTGGGCGTGTTAAACGGCCGTTCCCAGCACGCCGACACCCTCACGATTATCGTCGCCGACCACGGCGATGGCCTGGGCGACCACCAACACTTCGGCCACGCCTTTGTGGCCTACCAGGAATTGGTCCATGTGCCGCTGATGATGCAGTGGCCGCGCCGCCTGTCGCCCAACCAACGGCTGGCGACGCCGGTGAGTACCCGGCGCGTGTTCCACACCATTTTAGACGCCGCCGGCCGCCTGCCGGAAAAAGCCAATCTGGACCCGGTGCGGGTACATGGCCTGACGCTGCTGAACACAGTGGACGGCCGTGATCCCGAACAAGGTACGGCCTACAGTGAAATTTATCCGCCGCTCAATTTTGTCCAGGCCATCGAAAGCCGCCAGCCCCAGTTATTGACCCAATTTCGCTGCCTATCGCCGCGGCGGGCGGTGGTGCAGGCCAGCGGTGAAACCACCTTAAAACTGGTGCAGGTAGACGCCATCCCCGACGCGCTTTTTAATTTGGCGGCCGATCCGCTAGAATTGGACAATGTGATGAGCGCGCAGACAGCGGAAACGGCCGTGCTGAACCAGGCCATCGAGCGCTTAGCCAACAACCTGGAACGGCAGCGCGACACGCTCTCCGCCGGCGCGGAAATCGAAATGGACGAGCAACTGCGCCAGCAATTGCGCGCTCTGGGCTATATTGAATAA
- a CDS encoding response regulator transcription factor: MSQTILIVDDDTALAKTIEHILLRSAYKTLVAYTAEDGLDLARTAAPDLALLDVMVPSMGGWELCRQIRSFTDIPIIFLTALGSVDNVVRGLEMGADDYIVKPFDQAEILARVMAHLRRSGGKDKARAVSRYELADGELIVDLATHEVFVAGAIVELTPREFDLLVVLAEHTGRVVKTEELARQAWQMSDVAAIDNVKPYIHYLRKKIEADPAAPRWIKTVRGVGYRLAAE; the protein is encoded by the coding sequence ATGAGCCAGACAATCCTCATCGTGGACGATGACACGGCGCTGGCCAAGACCATTGAACATATTCTTCTCAGAAGCGCCTACAAGACGCTGGTAGCCTACACCGCCGAAGATGGCCTGGACCTGGCGCGTACCGCCGCGCCTGATCTGGCCCTGTTAGACGTGATGGTTCCCAGCATGGGCGGCTGGGAATTGTGCCGCCAGATACGCAGCTTTACTGACATTCCCATCATCTTCTTAACAGCCCTGGGCAGCGTGGACAATGTGGTGCGCGGCCTGGAAATGGGCGCCGACGATTACATTGTCAAGCCCTTTGATCAGGCGGAGATATTGGCGCGGGTGATGGCCCATTTGCGCCGGTCTGGCGGCAAAGACAAGGCCAGAGCCGTCAGCCGTTATGAACTGGCCGATGGCGAATTGATCGTGGACCTGGCAACCCATGAGGTGTTTGTCGCCGGCGCGATTGTTGAGCTGACTCCCCGCGAGTTTGATCTGTTGGTGGTGCTGGCCGAACATACCGGGCGGGTTGTCAAAACCGAGGAGTTGGCGCGGCAGGCATGGCAAATGAGCGACGTGGCCGCCATTGACAACGTGAAGCCCTACATCCATTACCTGCGCAAAAAAATAGAGGCGGACCCGGCCGCTCCGCGTTGGATCAAGACCGTGCGGGGGGTTGGTTATCGTCTGGCGGCAGAGTAA
- a CDS encoding S49 family peptidase, producing MDESNRSDRSPLTIILLLILVVLLPLGLGILAAPRIVPKPQIGVIRLSYDIASDTAFEITEQLAYARQDPAIKAVVLVINSPGGSAAYSEELFLDVLETRRQMPVVASIDLLAASGAYYMAAAADEIYAKPTSSVGSIGVIAFLPGDVFIEEDLLTTGPFKAFGGTRDGAVRQIERAKFAFLQAVETGRGDRLTIDRQTLSRAEVYTGVQALEFGMIDGLAANEEVVRRAAELAGIRGYDTLELYPLAFPNVAGLATAVRVEPLDVARLWAAPSNLAPGLYYRHVEPFAGN from the coding sequence ATGGATGAAAGTAACAGATCAGATCGTTCCCCGTTAACCATTATCTTGCTTCTCATTCTGGTTGTGCTTCTCCCGTTGGGCCTGGGCATTTTGGCCGCCCCCCGTATCGTCCCTAAACCCCAAATTGGCGTCATTCGTCTCAGTTATGATATTGCCAGCGATACCGCCTTCGAGATTACCGAGCAGTTGGCTTATGCCCGGCAAGACCCGGCCATCAAAGCCGTCGTCCTGGTGATTAACAGCCCCGGCGGTTCGGCCGCCTACAGCGAAGAGCTTTTTTTGGATGTATTAGAGACGCGCCGCCAGATGCCGGTCGTGGCTTCCATTGATTTGCTGGCCGCCAGCGGCGCCTACTACATGGCCGCCGCCGCCGATGAAATCTACGCCAAACCCACTTCTAGCGTGGGCAGCATTGGCGTGATTGCCTTCTTGCCCGGCGATGTGTTTATCGAAGAAGATTTGCTGACCACTGGCCCATTCAAAGCCTTTGGCGGCACACGCGATGGCGCGGTTCGCCAGATTGAGCGGGCCAAATTTGCTTTTTTGCAGGCTGTGGAAACAGGGCGCGGCGACCGCCTGACCATTGATCGCCAGACGTTGTCGCGCGCCGAAGTGTATACCGGCGTGCAAGCATTGGAATTTGGCATGATTGACGGTCTGGCGGCTAACGAAGAGGTGGTGCGCCGCGCGGCTGAATTGGCCGGTATTCGTGGCTACGACACGCTGGAGTTGTATCCGCTGGCTTTCCCTAACGTGGCCGGATTGGCAACGGCCGTGCGCGTGGAACCATTGGATGTCGCCCGTCTTTGGGCTGCGCCCAGCAATCTGGCCCCCGGTCTCTATTACCGCCACGTGGAACCCTTTGCCGGCAATTAA
- the recF gene encoding DNA replication/repair protein RecF, which produces MSLTNFRNYGRLELDLAAGPTLLHGNNAQGKTNLLEAIYYLATTRSPQAEQDQQLIHWEATHTEEPIVVGRIQAQLSTQSGPRQVEMRLILEQSQTAQPGKTSFRREVLVDRRKVRLMDLLGHLRVVLFLPEDIQLISGSPSQRRRYLDITLCQVDPVYCRHLADYNKILEQRNALLRQIAEGSGSVEVLPVFTERLVKLGSHVFARRAAFLHQISREAQRIHYEELTDGGETIRLHYLPRLESKEMAQNGSLAALTQAGQWLQEKQRSLAAVEERFSQAVDAARQADMARGSTSVGPHRDEWYFQLNGRHLGSYGSRGQQRTAILALKMAEINWMTQTSGDAPILLLDEVVAELDEQRRALLLAYVLRVNQALLTATDPTMFTQSFLRQAASFTVANGRVQLNGNV; this is translated from the coding sequence TTGTCTTTGACCAATTTTCGCAATTACGGCCGTCTCGAACTAGACTTGGCGGCCGGTCCTACCCTGTTGCATGGCAACAACGCCCAAGGCAAGACCAACTTACTGGAAGCCATCTACTACCTGGCGACCACTCGTTCGCCTCAAGCCGAACAGGACCAGCAGCTCATCCATTGGGAAGCCACCCATACCGAAGAACCCATTGTCGTTGGACGTATTCAAGCCCAACTGTCCACCCAAAGCGGCCCCCGGCAGGTTGAAATGCGCCTGATTCTGGAACAGAGCCAGACCGCCCAGCCGGGCAAAACCAGCTTCCGGCGTGAAGTTCTGGTAGACCGGCGTAAGGTACGGCTGATGGATCTGTTGGGCCACCTGCGCGTTGTGCTGTTTTTGCCGGAAGACATTCAGTTGATCAGCGGTTCGCCCAGCCAGCGCCGCCGCTATCTCGACATCACCTTATGCCAGGTGGACCCCGTTTACTGCCGTCATCTGGCCGATTACAACAAAATTTTAGAGCAGCGCAATGCCCTGCTGCGCCAGATTGCCGAAGGAAGCGGATCAGTAGAAGTGCTGCCCGTTTTTACCGAACGGCTGGTGAAGTTGGGCAGCCACGTTTTTGCGCGCCGCGCCGCGTTTTTGCACCAGATTTCCCGCGAGGCGCAGCGCATTCATTACGAAGAGCTAACCGATGGCGGCGAGACGATTCGCCTGCACTATTTGCCGCGACTGGAAAGCAAAGAGATGGCGCAAAATGGCTCGCTGGCGGCATTGACCCAGGCCGGCCAATGGCTGCAAGAGAAGCAGCGCAGTCTGGCAGCGGTCGAAGAGCGGTTTAGCCAGGCAGTGGACGCCGCCCGGCAGGCAGACATGGCGCGGGGCAGCACCAGTGTGGGACCCCACCGGGATGAGTGGTATTTCCAGTTGAACGGCCGTCACCTGGGCAGTTATGGCTCACGTGGGCAGCAGCGCACAGCCATCCTGGCCCTGAAAATGGCCGAAATCAACTGGATGACCCAAACAAGCGGTGATGCGCCCATCTTGCTGCTAGACGAAGTTGTGGCAGAATTAGATGAACAGCGGCGCGCGCTGTTATTGGCTTACGTACTTAGAGTGAACCAGGCTCTCCTGACCGCCACCGATCCTACCATGTTTACTCAGAGTTTTTTACGACAGGCCGCCAGCTTTACGGTGGCAAACGGCCGTGTACAACTTAATGGCAATGTATAA
- a CDS encoding response regulator: MKRPGHLYEAQDTVLIIDDSPENRLLLSSQLGMEGYQILQAQDGHEGLNIARATDPDIILLDVMMPDISGFDVCKQLKTDSQTHLTPVIMVTALRDIKHRIEGIEAGADEFLSRPHNREELLVRVRTLIRLKRARVGLEEERNRLQLLYDISQAISAELDPDILMATIIDKTQKAVGATKGNIMLLNETGQVDHKFLVRAGSPVEISDRVTQEVMTRGLGGWLIRHKRGDIIEDIQQDDRWITLPDDPLEEGSAIGVPLLSPKQVVGVIILNHPQTGYFHKQHLSLLETIGTSVAAALENANYFTEISEERRKLGAILTQSTDAIFTTDEQWHISRINHAAERLFGVDAQEVTHKSIRDVPELHLLLPIFENAASRVAPEEVQLKNGKTLYASISAIQEVGYAAVIQDVTEFKKIEEMRLAEERREQQLLKETFSRYMGQRLVEHVMSHEPGLLSRRERRRAVVMFADLRNWTSGMIMKIEPNEAINQLNEFFTQMMEIAVKYDGTVFELTGDEILVGFNAPFDQPDAPLRAMQTAVTMQRDFNVLRRGWYEQAGTELGLGIGVDLGEVVLGNVGAESRMSYRMVGEPMNTAHRLVDLAEDGQIIISQVVYQALQDIAPQFAQQTPFERIGPIALKGISPPQILYRTAVARTPIRDLI, from the coding sequence GTGAAAAGACCTGGACATCTTTACGAAGCCCAAGACACGGTACTCATTATTGACGACAGCCCGGAAAACCGGCTCCTGCTCTCTTCCCAATTGGGTATGGAAGGTTACCAGATTTTACAAGCCCAAGACGGTCACGAGGGTTTGAACATCGCTCGGGCAACCGACCCAGACATTATCCTCCTTGACGTGATGATGCCCGACATCAGTGGCTTCGACGTTTGTAAACAGCTAAAAACGGACAGCCAAACGCATCTCACACCGGTGATCATGGTTACAGCCCTGCGCGACATCAAACACCGCATCGAAGGCATTGAGGCCGGCGCCGACGAATTTTTGTCACGGCCGCACAACCGGGAAGAGCTTCTTGTCCGTGTGCGCACCCTCATCCGCCTGAAACGCGCCAGGGTTGGGTTGGAAGAAGAGCGCAACCGCTTGCAGCTTCTTTACGACATCAGTCAGGCCATCAGCGCCGAATTAGACCCGGACATCTTGATGGCGACCATCATTGACAAAACCCAAAAAGCGGTGGGAGCCACCAAGGGCAACATCATGCTGCTGAACGAAACCGGCCAGGTGGACCACAAATTCCTTGTTCGCGCCGGTTCGCCCGTAGAAATCAGTGATCGCGTTACTCAGGAAGTAATGACGCGCGGTTTGGGCGGTTGGTTGATTCGCCACAAGCGGGGTGACATTATCGAAGACATTCAACAGGACGACCGCTGGATTACCCTGCCGGACGATCCCTTAGAAGAAGGCTCGGCCATTGGAGTTCCCCTGTTAAGTCCGAAACAAGTCGTGGGTGTCATCATCTTAAACCACCCACAGACCGGCTATTTTCATAAGCAACACCTCTCCTTGCTGGAAACCATTGGCACATCGGTAGCCGCGGCGCTGGAAAATGCCAACTACTTCACGGAAATCAGCGAAGAACGGCGTAAATTGGGTGCAATCTTGACCCAATCCACCGATGCCATCTTCACGACCGACGAGCAGTGGCATATTTCGCGCATCAACCATGCCGCCGAGCGGCTCTTTGGCGTAGATGCCCAGGAAGTGACCCACAAATCCATCCGCGACGTGCCGGAGCTTCATCTGCTGCTGCCTATTTTTGAGAACGCAGCCAGCCGCGTTGCCCCCGAAGAGGTGCAGCTTAAAAACGGCAAGACGTTGTACGCCAGCATCTCGGCCATTCAAGAAGTTGGCTACGCGGCCGTCATTCAGGACGTGACTGAGTTCAAGAAGATTGAGGAGATGCGGTTGGCCGAAGAACGGCGCGAACAGCAGCTCTTAAAAGAGACGTTTTCGCGCTATATGGGGCAGCGTCTTGTGGAACATGTGATGTCTCATGAACCCGGTTTGCTGTCGCGGCGTGAGCGCCGCCGGGCGGTGGTGATGTTTGCCGATCTACGCAATTGGACCAGCGGCATGATCATGAAAATTGAGCCAAACGAGGCCATTAACCAACTGAATGAGTTTTTTACGCAGATGATGGAAATTGCCGTGAAATATGATGGCACAGTCTTCGAGCTAACGGGCGACGAAATTCTGGTAGGTTTTAACGCGCCATTCGACCAGCCAGACGCGCCGCTGCGCGCTATGCAAACGGCCGTCACCATGCAGCGCGACTTTAACGTCCTGCGCCGGGGCTGGTATGAGCAGGCCGGCACCGAGTTGGGTCTGGGCATCGGCGTGGATTTGGGCGAAGTGGTGTTGGGCAATGTGGGGGCAGAATCACGTATGAGCTACCGGATGGTGGGGGAACCGATGAACACCGCCCACCGCCTGGTAGACCTGGCCGAAGATGGACAAATCATCATCTCGCAGGTGGTTTACCAGGCGTTACAAGACATCGCGCCTCAGTTTGCACAGCAAACACCCTTCGAGCGAATTGGTCCGATTGCCTTGAAAGGGATTTCGCCGCCGCAAATTTTGTACCGCACGGCCGTTGCCCGCACACCGATCCGGGACCTGATCTGA
- the rsmG gene encoding 16S rRNA (guanine(527)-N(7))-methyltransferase RsmG, which produces MTAVALLAAQAAAWGRPLTAVQLAQFACYLALLLEWNERLNLTAVRQPEAIQQRHFLDSLTCALVTGDLNGRVLIDVGTGAGFPGLPLKILYPELQLTLVESVAKKTDFLLVVAAELGFDDVVVLVERAENLGQMGDHREQYDWAVARAVAEMRVLAEYLLPLCRVGGHMLAQKGEAAAAETAAASAAIRVLGGGAAALTPAPSVGQEKPHYLVVVPKIAPTPAVYPRRPGMPGKRPLMSGQGDI; this is translated from the coding sequence ATGACCGCCGTCGCCCTGTTAGCTGCGCAAGCGGCCGCCTGGGGGCGGCCGTTAACGGCCGTGCAGTTGGCCCAATTTGCGTGTTATCTGGCGCTGCTGCTGGAATGGAATGAGCGGCTGAATCTAACGGCCGTGCGCCAACCCGAAGCCATTCAGCAGCGCCATTTCCTCGATTCGTTGACCTGCGCTCTGGTGACCGGGGATTTGAACGGCCGTGTGCTCATAGACGTAGGCACAGGCGCTGGCTTTCCGGGGCTGCCGCTGAAAATCCTCTACCCGGAACTGCAATTGACGCTGGTGGAAAGCGTGGCTAAAAAAACGGACTTTCTGCTGGTGGTGGCGGCAGAATTGGGTTTTGATGATGTGGTTGTGTTGGTGGAGCGGGCGGAGAATCTGGGACAGATGGGCGACCATCGGGAGCAGTATGATTGGGCTGTGGCCCGCGCCGTGGCTGAGATGCGGGTGTTGGCCGAGTATTTGCTGCCATTGTGCCGGGTAGGTGGGCACATGTTGGCGCAAAAAGGGGAAGCGGCGGCCGCGGAAACGGCTGCCGCTTCCGCGGCCATTCGCGTGTTGGGCGGCGGCGCAGCTGCTCTGACGCCGGCGCCCTCTGTGGGGCAGGAGAAGCCCCATTACCTGGTCGTTGTGCCCAAAATTGCGCCCACGCCGGCTGTTTATCCTCGCCGACCGGGGATGCCGGGGAAACGGCCGTTAATGAGCGGACAAGGTGACATCTGA